A region of Cheilinus undulatus linkage group 10, ASM1832078v1, whole genome shotgun sequence DNA encodes the following proteins:
- the LOC121516354 gene encoding gap junction alpha-3 protein-like produces the protein MGDWNLLGKLLEKAQEHSTVVGKVWLTVLFIFRILVLSAATEKVWGDEQSGFTCDTKQPGCENVCYDITFPISHVRFWVLQIIFVSTPTLIYLGHILHLVRMEEKHKEKNKDKNKAHNSDKQALIVDPKHKKPLVRDDKGRVRLQGELLRTYVFNVIFKTLFEVGFIVAQYLLYGFELKPMYTCDRPPCPNVVNCYVSRPTEKTIFIIFMLGVASFSLFLNLIEIYHLGFTKCRQGITFRRRDRSAETLPEGPSETSVPFAPSYDEYFHGHHQVQPPYPPVPSYNLSPLSDGTDSSFHPYHSKAAYKQNKDNLAVERSSSKPEECDLKGKKGAGSAPGSPAQARQGRSAKHSNNKTRIDDLKI, from the coding sequence ATGGGGGACTGGAACCTGCTGGGAAAGCTTCTGGAAAAGGCCCAGGAGCACTCCACCGTGGTGGGCAAGGTGTGGCTCACTGTCCTCTTCATCTTCCGCATCCTGGTCCTGAGTGCAGCCACAGAGAAAGTGTGGGGTGACGAGCAGTCGGGCTTCACCTGCGACACCAAACAGCCTGGTTGTGAGAACGTCTGTTATGACATCACGTTCCCCATCTCCCATGTGCGTTTTTGGGTACTGCAGATCATCTTTGTGTCCACACCTACCCTGATCTACCTGGGACACATCCTCCACCTGGTGCGCATGGAGGAGAAgcacaaagagaaaaataaggATAAGAACAAGGCCCATAATTCAGACAAGCAGGCCCTCATTGTGGATCCCAAACACAAAAAGCCTCTGGTAAGGGACGACAAAGGCAGAGTGCGCCTGCAGGGGGAGCTCTTGCGCACATATGTCTTTAATGTGATCTTTAAGACCCTGTTTGAAGTGGGATTCATTGTGGCTCAGTACCTCTTGTACGGCTTTGAGCTTAAGCCCATGTACACATGCGACAGACCGCCTTGCCCCAATGTGGTAAACTGCTATGTCTCCCGCCCCACAGAGAAAAcaatcttcatcatcttcatgcTGGGAGTTGCcagcttttctctcttcctcaATCTTATAGAGATCTACCACCTGGGCTTCACCAAATGCCGCCAAGGCATCACTTTCAGGAGAAGGGACCGGTCAGCTGAGACTCTCCCTGAGGGGCCTAGTGAGACTTCTGTGCCCTTTGCGCCCAGTTATGATGAATACTTCCACGGGCACCACCAAGTCCAGCCACCCTACCCGCCCGTCCCGAGCTACAACCTCTCCCCTCTGTCAGACGGCACAGACTCATCCTTCCACCCTTATCACAGCAAGGCAGCCTACAAGCAGAATAAAGACAACTTAGCGGtggagaggagcagcagcaaACCAGAGGAATGTGACCTGAAAGGAAAGAAGGGAGCAGGATCGGCCCCTGGGTCACCTGCACAGGCCAGGCAGGGCCGCAGCGccaaacacagcaacaacaagACAAGAATAGACGATCTGAAGATATGA